From a region of the Pseudomonas fulva 12-X genome:
- a CDS encoding TolC family protein, translating to MDMSHCRWAARLAFTLCLPASALAMPLDQAVRNGLAIHPQVRAAVAEAARAETEVKIAKGGYYPSLSLSGGPQEFDIGETVYDVTVSQMLYDWGRVDSQVDSAKATQRQLSASAEVTREDAALDIVETYLDVLVAQRRIEAVRRHIRLLDDIRGMTEARGADGYSDRSEQDRAGLEIARAQEQLALEKGALLDAGNQFALLVGAPAEGLAEPRPQSMQRYLATRDLPRLITGSPLYQRALEDTNLAQAELRGTKAALLPQLNLEASATRREIGGRLQNDSMVNLRLRMDTIQGLSNFQRPTAAAQRLESASWGQDAIQRDIRRQLQSLFDIGDSLLWREHALAVQVRDSEQVGGLYREQFEVGRRDVIDLLTVQRERFEAERQLIVLQVERLRLEYRAAAQIGLLGPLLENGLNGS from the coding sequence ATGGATATGTCTCATTGTCGATGGGCCGCGCGCCTGGCATTCACGCTCTGTTTGCCGGCCTCGGCCCTGGCCATGCCGCTGGATCAGGCCGTGCGCAACGGCCTGGCGATTCACCCCCAGGTACGCGCCGCGGTCGCCGAAGCGGCCCGTGCCGAGACCGAGGTGAAGATCGCCAAGGGCGGTTACTACCCGTCGCTGTCGCTGTCCGGCGGCCCCCAGGAATTCGATATCGGCGAGACCGTCTACGACGTCACCGTCTCGCAGATGCTCTACGACTGGGGCCGCGTCGACAGCCAGGTGGACAGCGCCAAGGCGACCCAGCGCCAGCTGTCGGCCAGCGCCGAGGTGACTCGCGAAGATGCCGCCCTGGATATCGTCGAAACCTACCTGGACGTGCTGGTCGCCCAGCGCCGTATCGAGGCCGTGCGCCGGCATATTCGCCTGCTCGACGACATCCGTGGAATGACCGAAGCGCGCGGCGCCGACGGCTATTCGGACCGCAGCGAGCAGGACCGCGCCGGCCTGGAAATCGCCCGCGCCCAGGAGCAACTGGCCCTGGAAAAAGGCGCCCTGCTCGATGCCGGCAACCAGTTCGCGCTGCTGGTCGGCGCGCCAGCGGAGGGCCTCGCCGAACCGCGCCCGCAGTCCATGCAGCGCTACCTGGCGACCCGCGATCTACCACGGCTGATCACCGGCTCGCCGCTCTACCAGCGCGCCCTGGAAGACACCAACCTGGCCCAGGCCGAACTGCGCGGCACCAAGGCGGCGCTGCTGCCGCAACTGAATCTGGAAGCCTCGGCCACACGCCGAGAAATCGGCGGGCGCCTGCAGAACGATTCGATGGTTAATCTGCGCCTGCGCATGGACACCATTCAGGGCCTGTCCAACTTTCAGCGTCCCACCGCGGCCGCCCAGCGCCTGGAGTCCGCGAGCTGGGGCCAGGATGCCATCCAGCGCGATATTCGCCGACAGCTGCAGAGCCTGTTCGACATCGGCGATTCGCTGCTCTGGCGCGAACATGCGCTGGCCGTGCAGGTACGTGATTCCGAGCAGGTCGGCGGCCTGTACCGCGAGCAGTTCGAAGTGGGCCGCCGCGACGTGATCGACCTGCTCACCGTGCAGCGCGAGCGTTTCGAAGCCGAGCGCCAGCTGATCGTGCTGCAGGTCGAGCGCCTGCGCCTGGAATACCGCGCCGCCGCGCAGATCGGCCTGCTCGGCCCCCTGCTGGAGAACGGCCTGAATGGATCCTGA
- a CDS encoding type I secretion system permease/ATPase, translated as MDPETLTKPGKNQDPLRQGLVLLCRQLGRPVTDAELADGIALEQGRLPLRMVPRALRRADIVAQVTEEKLQRIDGYLLPALLLLNDGRCVVLVGQHGEQAEILVPHSDGGVQQLPIADLQPLYSGMAVFAKCRYRPDGRAEEFASPTREHWFYGALKRLRRSYVEVAVAAFIANLLAIAAALFAMQVYDRVVPNAAFDTLWVLASGVALAIVLESLLRGLRAHLLTTLGKRLDLQLSSLLFERVLNTRLGAKPASVGAFSTQIREFESVREFFTSSSAAVISDLPFVFIFLLIIALIGGHVVWVPVVAAVLMILPGLLAQGRLARLSRQNLREGSVKNGILLESIEHLETVKASRAEGRCMHLWETLTAQLAGSAMKTQSLTSALSYGVSTVQQLCYVGVVVFGVYRISDGYLSMGALVACSILAARTIAPLSQIAGILGRWQHTKVALEGLDQLMTGPVERPAGQRFVRKEQLTGDYRLEQLRLAHDDAPPIVDINALSIRAGERVALLGGNGAGKSTLLRLLAGLLDPSAGRVMVDDISLTQIDPADRRRHIGYLPQDIALFYGTLRDNLNLEGAAVSDEELFEALDGVGLGAWVRSHPLGLDMPIQGNASLSGGQRQAVGLVRVLVQDPPIVLLDEPTSSFDQASEKNVVEYLQHWVSGRTLILVTHKKVMLSLVERAVVMRQGRVIMDGALDQVVQDNVVSAPQEPRGGNHAVQ; from the coding sequence ATGGATCCTGAAACGCTGACCAAACCAGGCAAGAACCAGGACCCGCTGCGCCAGGGCCTGGTGCTGCTGTGCCGGCAGCTCGGTCGTCCGGTGACCGACGCCGAACTGGCCGACGGCATCGCCCTGGAGCAGGGTCGCCTGCCGCTGCGTATGGTGCCCCGCGCCCTGCGCCGTGCCGATATCGTCGCTCAGGTCACTGAAGAAAAACTGCAGCGCATCGACGGCTACCTGCTCCCCGCTTTGCTACTGCTCAACGACGGTCGCTGCGTGGTGCTGGTCGGTCAGCACGGTGAGCAGGCCGAGATTCTCGTACCCCACAGTGATGGTGGTGTGCAGCAGTTGCCGATTGCCGACCTGCAGCCGCTGTACAGCGGCATGGCGGTGTTCGCCAAGTGCCGCTATCGCCCGGACGGCCGTGCCGAGGAATTCGCCAGCCCGACCCGCGAACACTGGTTCTACGGCGCGCTCAAGCGCCTGCGCCGCTCTTATGTGGAAGTGGCCGTGGCAGCCTTCATCGCCAACCTGCTGGCCATCGCCGCCGCCCTGTTCGCCATGCAGGTCTATGATCGCGTGGTGCCCAACGCGGCCTTCGACACCCTGTGGGTGCTGGCCAGCGGGGTGGCCCTGGCCATCGTGCTGGAAAGCCTGCTGCGCGGCCTGCGCGCCCACCTGCTCACCACCCTGGGCAAGCGCCTGGATCTGCAGCTTTCATCCTTGTTGTTCGAGCGCGTGCTCAATACACGGCTGGGTGCCAAGCCGGCGTCGGTGGGCGCCTTCAGCACGCAGATTCGCGAGTTCGAGTCGGTGCGCGAATTCTTCACCTCATCGAGCGCGGCGGTGATCAGCGACCTGCCGTTCGTGTTCATCTTCCTGCTGATCATCGCCCTGATCGGCGGCCATGTGGTCTGGGTGCCGGTGGTCGCCGCGGTGCTGATGATCCTCCCCGGCCTGCTCGCCCAGGGCCGCCTGGCACGGCTGTCGCGCCAGAACCTGCGCGAAGGTTCGGTGAAGAACGGCATCCTGCTCGAATCCATCGAGCACCTGGAAACGGTCAAGGCCAGCCGCGCCGAAGGCCGCTGCATGCACCTGTGGGAAACCCTCACCGCGCAGCTCGCCGGCAGCGCCATGAAGACCCAGAGCCTGACCTCGGCGCTCAGCTACGGGGTCAGCACCGTGCAGCAGCTGTGCTACGTGGGCGTGGTGGTATTCGGCGTGTACCGCATCAGCGACGGCTACCTGAGCATGGGCGCCCTGGTCGCCTGCTCGATCCTGGCCGCGCGCACCATCGCGCCGCTGTCGCAAATCGCCGGCATTCTCGGCCGCTGGCAGCACACCAAGGTCGCCCTCGAAGGCCTCGACCAGCTGATGACCGGTCCGGTCGAGCGCCCGGCCGGGCAGCGTTTCGTGCGCAAGGAACAGCTGACCGGCGACTACCGCCTCGAGCAGTTGCGTCTCGCCCATGACGATGCGCCGCCCATCGTCGACATCAATGCCCTGAGCATCCGCGCCGGCGAACGGGTCGCCCTGCTGGGCGGCAACGGCGCCGGCAAATCCACCCTGCTGCGCCTGCTCGCCGGGCTGCTCGACCCCAGCGCCGGGCGGGTGATGGTCGACGACATCAGCCTGACCCAGATCGACCCCGCCGACCGCCGCCGACATATCGGCTACCTGCCCCAGGACATCGCGCTGTTCTACGGCACCCTGCGCGATAACCTCAACCTCGAAGGCGCGGCGGTCAGCGACGAGGAGCTGTTCGAGGCCCTCGACGGCGTCGGTCTCGGCGCCTGGGTCCGCAGCCATCCGCTGGGCCTGGACATGCCCATCCAGGGCAATGCCAGCCTGTCCGGTGGCCAGCGCCAGGCGGTCGGGCTGGTGCGCGTGCTGGTGCAGGATCCGCCCATCGTGCTGCTCGACGAACCGACATCGTCCTTCGACCAGGCCAGCGAAAAGAACGTGGTCGAATACCTGCAACACTGGGTCAGCGGGCGCACCCTGATTCTGGTGACCCACAAGAAGGTCATGCTCTCGCTGGTCGAGCGTGCGGTGGTGATGCGCCAGGGCCGGGTGATCATGGACGGCGCCCTGGATCAGGTGGTGCAGGACAACGTCGTGAGCGCGCCGCAGGAGCCGAGAGGAGGCAACCATGCCGTCCAATGA
- a CDS encoding HlyD family efflux transporter periplasmic adaptor subunit, with product MPSNDRLRRQLDDPLLSATHPLFRPLLWTVLATVLLFIGWAAWAELDEVTRGDGRVVPFTRIQKIQSLEGGILDRLLVGEGDLVEVGQPLVRLDETRFRTSFQESANQSAALRATIARLDAEVLGKDRIDFAEDIDPTSPLARSEQELFKSRRDKLQDGVSAINRQIRLAQQQLNLVEPLVAKRAVSQMEALKLSQEIATLNGKLTELRSTYFQDAYTERQSKKSELSALEPIVAQRQDQLRRTEILSPVRGRVNTVLINTRGGVIQPGEPIMEVIPVEDQLLIEARIKPRDVAFLVPGMPTKVKITAYDYSIYGYLTGTLEQISADTIFEETAQGKEFYYEVLIKTDGSQLKRRDEILPIIPGMVAEVDILSGKRTVLNYLLRPLLKAQLY from the coding sequence ATGCCGTCCAATGACCGCCTGCGCCGGCAGCTCGACGACCCCCTGCTGAGCGCCACCCACCCGCTGTTCAGACCCTTGCTGTGGACGGTGCTGGCCACCGTGCTGCTGTTCATCGGGTGGGCCGCCTGGGCCGAGCTCGATGAAGTGACCCGCGGTGACGGCCGCGTGGTGCCCTTTACCCGCATCCAGAAGATCCAGAGCCTGGAGGGCGGCATCCTCGACCGCCTGCTGGTCGGCGAGGGCGATCTGGTCGAAGTCGGTCAGCCCCTGGTGCGCCTCGACGAGACGCGCTTTCGTACCTCCTTTCAGGAATCAGCCAACCAGTCGGCGGCCCTGCGCGCCACCATCGCGCGCCTGGATGCCGAAGTGCTGGGCAAGGACCGCATCGACTTTGCCGAGGACATCGACCCGACCAGCCCCCTCGCTCGCTCCGAGCAGGAGCTGTTCAAATCCCGGCGCGACAAGCTGCAGGACGGTGTCAGTGCGATCAACCGGCAGATCCGCCTGGCGCAGCAGCAGCTCAACCTGGTCGAGCCACTGGTGGCCAAACGCGCCGTGAGCCAGATGGAAGCGCTCAAGCTCAGCCAGGAAATCGCCACGCTCAACGGCAAGCTGACCGAGCTGCGCAGCACCTACTTCCAGGACGCCTACACCGAGCGGCAGAGCAAGAAAAGCGAGCTCAGCGCCCTGGAGCCCATCGTCGCGCAGCGCCAGGATCAGCTGCGCCGCACCGAGATCCTGTCACCGGTACGCGGCCGGGTGAACACCGTGCTGATCAACACCCGCGGCGGGGTGATCCAGCCCGGCGAGCCGATCATGGAAGTGATTCCGGTCGAGGACCAGTTGCTCATCGAAGCGCGCATCAAACCGCGCGACGTCGCCTTTCTGGTACCCGGCATGCCCACCAAGGTGAAGATCACCGCCTACGACTACAGCATCTACGGCTACCTGACCGGCACCCTGGAGCAGATCAGCGCCGACACCATTTTCGAGGAAACGGCACAGGGCAAGGAGTTCTACTACGAAGTGCTGATCAAGACCGACGGCAGCCAGCTCAAGCGCCGCGATGAAATCCTGCCGATCATCCCCGGCATGGTCGCTGAAGTGGACATTCTCAGCGGCAAGCGCACGGTGCTGAACTACCTGCTCAGGCCGCTGCTCAAGGCGCAGCTTTATTAG
- a CDS encoding TadE/TadG family type IV pilus assembly protein, giving the protein MPHSAGYGSAYRQRGAAAVEFSIAFIIFFLILYGLVGYSIPFLLSATYQELATEALRDAIRSPDTRAPTPEQLALHEQRVQQSVRNSWLPQAWAQTCEGYDGFLKTGAVWSVCVRHGNPERILPPFSIFGWKVPQLPEEIRGEAKVRLYGAGG; this is encoded by the coding sequence GTGCCTCATTCAGCTGGGTATGGCTCGGCTTACCGGCAGCGCGGCGCTGCCGCCGTCGAGTTCTCGATCGCCTTCATCATCTTCTTCCTGATCCTCTACGGGCTGGTCGGCTACAGCATCCCGTTTCTGCTCAGCGCCACTTATCAGGAGCTGGCCACCGAAGCTCTGCGTGACGCCATCCGCTCGCCCGACACCCGCGCCCCGACGCCAGAACAACTCGCCCTGCATGAACAGCGTGTGCAGCAGAGCGTGCGTAATTCCTGGCTGCCGCAAGCCTGGGCACAGACCTGCGAGGGCTACGACGGCTTTCTGAAAACCGGCGCGGTGTGGAGCGTATGCGTGCGCCACGGCAACCCGGAACGCATCCTGCCGCCCTTCTCGATCTTCGGCTGGAAGGTGCCGCAGTTGCCGGAGGAAATCCGCGGCGAAGCAAAAGTCCGCCTATATGGAGCGGGGGGCTGA
- a CDS encoding pilus assembly protein TadG-related protein, whose product MQRLRTARDRQRGAFSMLSAATLVMAILFLALVIDSGRLYLEQRNLQKLADTAALESISRLASGNCSLDSALTHVYAVENAASYGFVQGAGRALSSSCVSVSIVDGLRVPVADAANGRAVRVVTSNQVPASIVVRAGSLFGLAEDSVRLQAVAVAEKDSDPLTVFSVGAQLLDLNTNGLLPRLLTAAGVDVNGLTVLDSEGLANAQITPSGLLQALGVDIGVNQLRALSAEGLVDAFDARLGLVGLGELITASAKAVNHDQALATDISMLGDRLQASELGKTQLRLFGTEDQPGLLNLGTGPGQPLGSALDARLNLSELLSTGLMTAVQGRGLLIEEASLFNSSAKKTGALAIKMGVVEPPAFGIGPIGTTAYNAQIRLQLDVDSSNLPVLGSLLNFLGTSLKLPLIVDLANAKGELTDIDCSGAQPRATIEVESRIGNLCLGSMPANTLWSTTASCTEANLQDATLLRVGNFDLIRGKAAVPLMSTGNAPIRDVVTLAEEESTETGRNDVALGGAVNTLLSKVLDLMAAGVPRSGPGSSAGFSAAQAGQIADRYIAENGYDRNKIRAALLRDKLDWKRPGFAGVLTTTMPEEWYGKAPVLTCSVNKVNCRTALVDSLQSQAQNGLLGSVVDGVSQLLGVIGATAQPLLVNVLGPIVSLLEPLLDEVGKSVSSLLTTLGLDLGKSDITVHSISCGIPQLIR is encoded by the coding sequence ATGCAGCGCCTTCGAACGGCCCGTGACCGCCAGCGCGGCGCTTTCAGCATGCTGAGCGCCGCGACCCTGGTGATGGCCATCCTGTTTCTGGCCCTGGTGATCGACAGCGGCCGGCTGTACCTCGAACAGCGCAACCTGCAGAAGCTGGCGGACACGGCGGCGCTGGAATCCATATCCCGGCTCGCTTCCGGCAACTGCTCGCTGGATAGCGCCCTCACCCATGTCTATGCGGTCGAGAATGCCGCGTCCTATGGTTTCGTCCAGGGCGCCGGGCGCGCGCTGAGTTCGTCCTGCGTGAGCGTTTCGATCGTCGACGGCCTGCGCGTTCCAGTCGCCGACGCCGCCAATGGACGGGCGGTTCGTGTAGTGACCAGCAACCAGGTGCCCGCCAGCATCGTGGTACGTGCCGGCAGCCTGTTCGGGCTTGCCGAGGACAGCGTGCGCCTGCAGGCGGTGGCGGTCGCTGAGAAGGACAGCGACCCACTGACGGTCTTCAGCGTTGGCGCGCAGTTGCTGGACCTCAATACCAATGGGCTGCTGCCCCGGTTACTCACAGCGGCCGGCGTGGATGTGAACGGGCTGACGGTGCTCGATTCAGAGGGGCTGGCAAACGCGCAAATCACGCCGAGCGGCTTGCTGCAGGCGTTGGGCGTGGATATCGGCGTCAATCAGCTGCGGGCGCTGTCAGCCGAGGGGCTGGTGGATGCGTTCGACGCCCGCCTCGGGCTGGTTGGTTTGGGCGAGTTGATCACCGCGTCCGCCAAGGCGGTCAACCATGATCAGGCGCTGGCTACCGACATCTCCATGCTGGGCGACCGATTGCAGGCCAGCGAGCTGGGCAAGACTCAGCTCAGGCTGTTCGGCACGGAGGATCAACCGGGCTTGCTGAACCTGGGCACCGGCCCTGGCCAGCCACTGGGATCGGCTCTGGATGCCAGGCTGAACCTTAGCGAGCTGTTATCCACAGGCCTGATGACCGCGGTCCAGGGGCGTGGATTGCTGATCGAAGAAGCCTCGCTGTTCAACAGCAGCGCCAAGAAAACCGGTGCCCTGGCGATCAAGATGGGTGTGGTCGAGCCGCCCGCCTTCGGCATCGGCCCGATCGGCACCACGGCCTACAACGCGCAGATCCGCCTGCAGCTGGACGTCGACAGCAGCAATCTGCCGGTACTGGGGAGTCTGCTGAATTTTCTCGGCACATCGCTAAAGCTGCCGCTGATCGTCGACCTGGCCAATGCCAAGGGCGAGCTGACCGATATCGACTGCTCGGGCGCCCAGCCGCGGGCCACCATCGAAGTTGAATCGCGCATCGGCAACCTGTGCCTGGGCAGCATGCCGGCCAATACCCTGTGGTCGACCACCGCCAGTTGCACCGAAGCAAATCTGCAGGACGCCACGCTACTCAGGGTCGGCAACTTCGATCTGATCAGGGGCAAGGCGGCGGTACCGCTGATGAGCACCGGCAACGCGCCCATTCGTGATGTGGTGACCCTGGCCGAAGAAGAGTCTACAGAAACCGGCCGCAACGACGTGGCACTGGGCGGCGCGGTCAACACCCTGCTGAGCAAGGTACTCGACCTGATGGCCGCCGGCGTTCCGCGCTCGGGGCCGGGCAGCAGCGCAGGGTTTTCTGCAGCCCAGGCCGGGCAGATCGCGGATCGCTATATCGCTGAAAACGGCTACGACCGAAACAAGATCCGCGCGGCGCTGTTACGAGACAAGTTGGATTGGAAGAGACCAGGGTTTGCCGGCGTTCTCACCACCACCATGCCGGAAGAGTGGTACGGCAAGGCGCCGGTACTCACCTGCTCTGTGAATAAAGTCAATTGTCGCACCGCCCTGGTCGATTCCCTGCAGAGCCAGGCGCAGAACGGCTTGCTGGGCAGCGTGGTAGACGGTGTTTCGCAGTTGCTGGGGGTCATCGGCGCCACCGCGCAACCCTTGCTGGTCAATGTGCTTGGCCCAATCGTGTCGCTGCTTGAGCCGCTGCTCGATGAGGTCGGCAAATCGGTCAGCAGCCTGCTTACCACTCTGGGCCTGGATCTCGGCAAAAGCGACATCACCGTACACAGCATCAGCTGCGGCATCCCGCAGTTGATCCGGTGA
- a CDS encoding TadE/TadG family type IV pilus assembly protein, whose protein sequence is MKREVRKTQRGAVAIEFAMLFAVFFVVVYGIIAYSIPMLLLLTFKQVSADAARATLQVDPGHSAYTQLLSREITSVVERSWLPESWRGGNCPPPGQDVAGLNWNPLPSHDGQPSYGNIALDNRNPAAPRYVLHVCLQRGYNHDGPSEQRAIVPTLRLLGISIPSLPEDNGEVVIRGATTVTL, encoded by the coding sequence ATGAAACGGGAAGTAAGGAAAACCCAACGCGGCGCCGTGGCCATCGAGTTCGCTATGCTGTTCGCGGTGTTCTTCGTGGTGGTGTACGGGATCATCGCCTACAGCATTCCGATGCTGTTGCTGCTGACCTTCAAGCAGGTCAGCGCCGATGCCGCCCGCGCGACGTTGCAGGTCGATCCCGGCCATAGCGCCTATACCCAGCTGCTCAGCCGCGAAATAACCAGCGTGGTCGAGCGCAGCTGGCTACCGGAAAGCTGGCGCGGCGGCAATTGCCCGCCGCCCGGGCAGGATGTCGCCGGGCTGAACTGGAACCCTTTGCCAAGTCATGACGGCCAGCCATCCTACGGCAACATCGCACTGGACAACCGCAACCCGGCTGCACCGCGTTACGTGCTGCACGTCTGCCTGCAACGCGGCTATAACCACGATGGGCCAAGCGAGCAGCGGGCCATAGTGCCCACCTTGAGATTGCTGGGGATAAGTATCCCCAGCCTGCCCGAGGACAACGGCGAAGTGGTCATCCGCGGCGCCACCACCGTCACCCTCTGA
- a CDS encoding PhoX family protein has product MHDDQLTDLERLTLSRRRFIGAGALTGAALFLGGGLLSRSVLANSISAAVASPLLGFNNLPASTADTITLPAGYSFRPLISWGQPLHNGGPAFKGDGSNTAAEQLLQFGDNNDGMSFFPWPGDSDRALMAINNEYVNYRYLLAHGGLPKSAEDVRKAQNAEGVTVIEVRRGKDGWAFVQGSPYNRRVHGNLPIDFSGPARGHELLKTQADPLGVEVLGTFQNCSSGQTPWGTYLTCEENFSDCFGSSDANLQFTPDQKRFSVQHASVENEWHRFNPRFDIAKNPNELNRHGWIVEIDPFDPQAKPIKRTALGRFKHENAALTTTRDGRVVVYMGDDERGEFIYKFITRDRLDPENAKANRHILDQGTLYVARFDEGNGDADHPKGRGLWIELTAGKNGLTADNGFANQAEVVIRARQAGTRVGATRMDRPEWITVSPKDGQVYCTLTNNSKRGEPGQPVGGPNPRANNLYGQILRWREHGDDAAALDFQWDLFVVAGNPVVHAGTPQAGSHGINADNMFNSPDGVGFDEGGRLWILTDGKYSNKGDYAGMGNNQMLCADPKSGEIRRFMVGPVGCEVTGLAFSPDYRSMFVGIQHPGEEGGSSFPDHQAGVHPRSTVVVITRDDGGVIGA; this is encoded by the coding sequence ATGCATGACGATCAATTGACTGACCTCGAACGCCTGACCCTTTCCCGCCGCCGCTTCATCGGCGCCGGGGCGCTGACCGGCGCAGCACTGTTTCTCGGCGGTGGGCTGCTGAGCCGCAGCGTGCTTGCCAATTCGATCAGCGCCGCCGTCGCCAGCCCGTTGCTGGGCTTCAATAACCTGCCGGCTTCCACCGCCGACACCATCACGCTGCCGGCCGGTTATTCGTTCCGTCCATTGATCAGCTGGGGCCAGCCGTTGCACAACGGCGGGCCGGCATTCAAGGGTGACGGTAGCAACACGGCAGCCGAGCAGTTGCTGCAGTTCGGCGACAACAACGATGGCATGAGCTTCTTCCCCTGGCCCGGCGATTCCGACCGCGCGCTGATGGCCATCAACAACGAATACGTGAATTACCGTTACCTGCTGGCCCATGGCGGCCTGCCTAAATCCGCCGAGGACGTGCGCAAGGCGCAGAACGCCGAAGGGGTGACGGTGATCGAGGTGCGGCGCGGCAAGGATGGCTGGGCTTTCGTACAGGGCTCGCCGTACAACCGCCGGGTGCATGGCAACCTGCCGATCGATTTCAGTGGGCCGGCCCGCGGCCATGAGCTGCTCAAGACCCAGGCCGATCCGCTGGGTGTCGAAGTACTGGGCACTTTCCAGAACTGCTCCAGCGGCCAGACGCCCTGGGGCACCTACCTGACCTGCGAAGAAAATTTCAGTGACTGCTTTGGCAGCAGCGATGCCAACCTGCAGTTCACCCCGGATCAGAAACGTTTCAGCGTGCAGCATGCCAGCGTGGAGAACGAGTGGCATCGTTTCAACCCGCGCTTCGATATCGCCAAGAACCCCAACGAGCTGAACCGCCATGGCTGGATCGTCGAGATCGACCCGTTCGACCCGCAAGCCAAGCCGATCAAGCGCACCGCCCTGGGTCGCTTCAAGCACGAGAACGCAGCGTTGACCACCACCCGTGATGGCCGCGTGGTGGTGTACATGGGCGACGACGAGCGCGGCGAGTTCATCTACAAGTTCATCACCCGCGACCGCCTGGACCCTGAAAACGCCAAGGCCAACCGCCATATCCTCGATCAGGGCACGCTCTATGTGGCGCGTTTCGACGAGGGCAACGGCGATGCCGATCACCCGAAAGGCCGTGGCCTGTGGATCGAGCTGACGGCAGGGAAAAATGGCCTGACTGCCGACAATGGCTTCGCCAACCAGGCAGAGGTGGTGATTCGCGCGCGCCAGGCCGGCACCCGTGTTGGCGCCACGCGCATGGATCGCCCCGAGTGGATCACCGTCAGCCCCAAGGACGGCCAGGTCTATTGCACCCTGACCAACAACAGCAAGCGCGGTGAGCCAGGCCAGCCGGTTGGCGGTCCGAACCCCCGGGCCAACAACTTGTACGGGCAGATCCTGCGCTGGCGCGAGCATGGCGACGATGCTGCCGCCCTGGATTTCCAGTGGGACCTGTTCGTGGTCGCCGGCAACCCGGTGGTGCATGCCGGCACGCCCCAGGCAGGCAGCCATGGGATCAACGCCGACAACATGTTCAACAGCCCGGATGGCGTCGGCTTCGACGAGGGCGGCCGTCTGTGGATCCTCACCGACGGCAAGTACAGCAACAAGGGCGACTACGCCGGCATGGGCAACAACCAGATGCTCTGCGCAGACCCGAAATCCGGTGAGATCCGTCGCTTCATGGTCGGCCCGGTGGGCTGCGAGGTAACCGGCCTGGCCTTCTCGCCGGACTACAGGAGCATGTTCGTGGGCATTCAGCACCCGGGCGAAGAGGGCGGTTCGAGCTTCCCGGATCATCAGGCCGGCGTGCATCCCCGCTCGACGGTGGTGGTCATCACCCGTGATGACGGCGGCGTGATCGGCGCCTGA
- a CDS encoding ParD-like family protein yields MGIVNIEDELHDQIRRASSVSHRSINAQASFWIRIGMLCEMNPTLSFNEVVAAELRAAGVSAPGLANAS; encoded by the coding sequence ATGGGTATCGTCAATATCGAGGATGAGTTGCACGACCAGATCCGTCGGGCGAGCAGCGTGTCCCATCGTTCCATCAACGCCCAGGCCAGCTTCTGGATCCGTATCGGCATGCTCTGCGAGATGAACCCGACCCTGAGCTTCAACGAGGTGGTAGCCGCAGAGTTACGCGCCGCTGGTGTATCTGCGCCTGGCCTGGCGAACGCCTCATGA
- the map gene encoding type I methionyl aminopeptidase: MIKTADEIALMAEAGRLLASVFGHLDGLQLCGMSTMQVNDIVDNYIVHKLSARPASKGQYGYVYALNASRNQVVCHGVPSKGEILQNGDLVNFDITLEKDGYIADSSKTYLIGEVSPEAQRLTRVTYEALWKGIAAVRPGGRLGDIGHAIERHARAHGYTVVREYCGHGIGKQMHEAPEVLHWGKAGTGLTLREGMTFTIEPMLNQGKAGTRTLGDGWTVVTTDGLLSAQFEHTVAVTADGVRVLTLRPDETPLL; the protein is encoded by the coding sequence ATGATCAAGACAGCCGATGAAATCGCCCTGATGGCCGAAGCCGGCAGGCTACTGGCTTCGGTATTCGGCCATCTCGACGGGCTGCAGTTGTGTGGCATGTCGACCATGCAGGTCAACGATATTGTGGATAACTATATTGTCCACAAGCTGAGCGCGCGACCGGCAAGCAAGGGCCAGTACGGATACGTCTACGCCCTAAACGCTTCGCGCAACCAGGTGGTATGTCACGGCGTGCCCAGCAAAGGCGAGATTCTGCAGAACGGCGATCTGGTGAATTTCGATATCACCCTGGAGAAGGACGGCTATATCGCCGACTCCAGCAAGACCTACCTGATCGGCGAGGTGTCGCCCGAGGCGCAACGCCTAACCCGCGTGACCTACGAAGCACTGTGGAAAGGTATCGCTGCCGTGCGGCCCGGCGGGCGACTGGGCGACATTGGCCACGCCATCGAACGTCACGCCCGCGCCCATGGCTATACGGTGGTTCGCGAGTACTGCGGCCACGGCATCGGCAAGCAAATGCACGAGGCGCCAGAAGTGCTGCACTGGGGCAAAGCAGGAACCGGTCTGACCTTGCGCGAAGGCATGACCTTCACCATCGAGCCGATGCTCAACCAGGGCAAGGCAGGCACCCGAACCCTAGGTGACGGCTGGACGGTGGTGACCACCGACGGCCTGCTGTCCGCACAGTTCGAGCACACCGTGGCGGTCACCGCCGATGGCGTGCGGGTGCTGACACTGCGGCCGGACGAAACACCACTGCTCTGA